A stretch of the Chelonia mydas isolate rCheMyd1 chromosome 5, rCheMyd1.pri.v2, whole genome shotgun sequence genome encodes the following:
- the TOMM5 gene encoding mitochondrial import receptor subunit TOM5 homolog: MFRIEGLGPKMDPEELKRKMRQDVLSSVRTFLIYVALLRITPYILKKLDNI; this comes from the exons ATGTTCCGGATCGAGGGGCTGGGGCCCAAGATGGACCCGGAGGAGCTGAAGCGGAAGATGCGGCAGGATGTTCTCAGCTCGGTCCGCACCTTCCTCATCTACGTGGCGCTGCTGCGGATCA CTCCATACATCTTAAAGAAATTGGATAATATATGA